The genomic DNA CGGTGGCATCGGCGGCTCCGACGTGCACTGGGGCCTGGTGATCGGCATCGTCGCCTGCCTGGCCTCGGGGCTGTGGCTGCGCTTCACCGCCTCGGGCTTCTCGGTGCGCGTGGTGGGCGGCAACCCGCGCACCGCGCAACTCGTGGGCCTGCGGGCGAACCGGCTGGTGCTTGCGGCCTGCGGGCTCGGCGGCGCCTGTGCCGGCGTCGCGGGCGCGGTCGAGGTCGCGGCGGTGCACACCAATGCCAATGCCGCGCTGATCGCGGGCTACGGCTATTCCGGCATCCTGGTGTCCTTCATCGCGCGCCACAACCCCGTCGCGGTGATTCCGGTCGCGATCCTGTTCGGCGGCTTCGGCGCGGCGGGCAGCCTGCTGCAGCGCCGGCTCGGGCTGCCCGATGCCTCGGTGCTGGTGCTGCAGGGCATGGCCTTCGTGCTGATCCTGGCCAGCGAAGGGCTGCGCATGATCGACTGGAAGGCGCTGGTGCGCAATCGCGCGCCGCGCCCGACGCAGCCGGCGCCGCTGGCCGAGGAAGCAACCCCATGACCACGGACCAGTGGATCGCGCTCGTGGCCGGCATCGTCGGCGGCGCGCTGCGCGTCGGCGCGCCCTTCCTGTTCGTGAGCCTCGGCGAATGCCTGACCGAGAAGTCGGGCCGCATCAACCTCGGGCTCGAAGGCGTGCTG from Variovorax sp. PBL-E5 includes the following:
- a CDS encoding ABC transporter permease gives rise to the protein MTHALKEAALPAFAIAAALLLFGVFVWFAGVSPGQTWVILFKGAFGDWFSWQNTLQRAAPLMLTALCVAIPARAGLVIIGGEGALVLGGLACAALPYAMPLPANIAGTVLLCVAGAVAGGLWIAFAGWLRQYRGINETISSLLLAYIAIGLFKHLVEGPLRDPASLNKPATHSLADGLGIGGIGGSDVHWGLVIGIVACLASGLWLRFTASGFSVRVVGGNPRTAQLVGLRANRLVLAACGLGGACAGVAGAVEVAAVHTNANAALIAGYGYSGILVSFIARHNPVAVIPVAILFGGFGAAGSLLQRRLGLPDASVLVLQGMAFVLILASEGLRMIDWKALVRNRAPRPTQPAPLAEEATP